The following proteins are co-located in the Streptomyces bottropensis ATCC 25435 genome:
- a CDS encoding transglutaminase-like domain-containing protein, which yields MSGHQPAVPGPRPPEPERADEVRRRFAEEARAERPDLALLCLLVGAAGDGALDEAGIDAAGIELDRLAGLMPYRPGEPRAWAVATAGLLGERHGFRGSPGDYQRLESSLLHQVLERRRGLPILLSVVWMEVARRAGAPVYGVALPGHFVVGFGPPEEQVLADPFDGGRVLTGSDAELLVAGATGAPLDPTMLTPADPLDVVVRVLNNVRAWAAARPERTDVALWALELSLAMPSHPARLRYEWARLLVQRGEYMRGAAALEEYAEVVGGVDEGAAEKVRRQAGAARALLN from the coding sequence GTGAGCGGGCATCAGCCGGCTGTGCCGGGGCCGCGTCCTCCGGAGCCGGAGCGGGCCGACGAGGTGCGGCGGCGGTTCGCCGAGGAGGCACGGGCCGAGCGGCCCGACCTGGCCCTGCTGTGTCTGCTGGTCGGCGCGGCGGGTGACGGGGCGCTCGACGAGGCCGGGATCGACGCCGCCGGGATCGAGCTCGACCGGCTGGCGGGGCTGATGCCGTACCGGCCCGGTGAACCCCGCGCGTGGGCGGTCGCGACGGCCGGACTGCTCGGGGAGCGCCACGGGTTCCGGGGCTCGCCCGGCGACTACCAGCGGCTGGAGTCGTCGCTGCTCCACCAGGTGCTCGAACGGCGGCGGGGGCTGCCGATCCTGCTGTCGGTGGTGTGGATGGAGGTGGCCCGGCGGGCGGGCGCGCCCGTCTACGGGGTCGCGCTGCCGGGGCACTTCGTGGTGGGGTTCGGGCCGCCCGAGGAGCAGGTGCTCGCCGATCCGTTCGACGGGGGGCGCGTGCTGACCGGGAGCGATGCGGAGCTGCTGGTCGCGGGGGCGACCGGTGCCCCGTTGGATCCCACGATGCTGACGCCGGCCGATCCGCTGGACGTGGTGGTGCGGGTCCTCAACAACGTACGGGCGTGGGCCGCCGCCCGCCCCGAGCGGACGGATGTCGCGTTGTGGGCGCTGGAGTTGTCGCTGGCGATGCCCTCGCATCCGGCGCGGCTGCGGTACGAGTGGGCGCGGTTGCTCGTGCAGCGGGGGGAGTACATGCGGGGCGCCGCCGCGCTGGAGGAGTACGCCGAGGTGGTGGGCGGGGTGGACGAGGGGGCCGCGGAGAAGGTGCGCAGGCAGGCGGGAGCGGCTCGGGCGCTGCTCAACTGA
- a CDS encoding GNAT family N-acetyltransferase, whose protein sequence is MEISAGGRLTIRVSAADVGKRVSVRRVDDDPAGGGKFTDTVGVLTSWDEGALLITRRDGERVRIEESSLVAGKVVPAAPARRRGPAASFAELARVAARSWQPVERESLGEWELRAAAGFTRRANSVLPLGDPGMPLDEALTAVRRWYAARGLPAFLQLATGAEGTHEMLCAEVAERGWVSAVTAEVWIGALAPVADREAGGVGLSRSADEAWLGRYRRKGLGEVALKVLGSGPSVWFATVPGAEGAGPAAIGRCVVDGRWAGFSAVEVDPAQRRRGLATTVMAALAQRALDEGASAGWLQVETDNAGARALYGGMGFSAHHAYHHYREPGPEDAGPGDASGARTGTGSGSGSGSGSGCEPDGAS, encoded by the coding sequence GTGGAAATCTCTGCCGGTGGACGTCTCACGATCCGTGTCTCCGCCGCTGACGTGGGCAAACGCGTGTCCGTGCGGCGCGTCGACGACGATCCCGCCGGGGGTGGGAAATTCACCGACACGGTCGGTGTTCTCACATCATGGGACGAGGGCGCGCTGCTGATCACCCGGCGGGACGGGGAGCGGGTGCGGATCGAGGAGTCGTCGCTGGTGGCCGGGAAGGTGGTTCCCGCCGCCCCCGCCCGCCGGCGCGGCCCCGCCGCCTCGTTCGCGGAACTGGCACGGGTCGCGGCGCGCTCCTGGCAGCCCGTCGAGCGGGAGTCGCTCGGTGAGTGGGAGCTGCGGGCCGCCGCCGGATTCACCCGGCGCGCCAACTCGGTGCTGCCCCTCGGCGACCCCGGAATGCCCCTGGACGAGGCCCTGACGGCCGTACGCCGCTGGTACGCCGCCCGTGGGCTTCCCGCGTTCCTCCAGCTGGCCACGGGCGCCGAGGGCACGCACGAGATGCTCTGCGCCGAGGTGGCGGAGCGCGGCTGGGTCAGCGCCGTCACCGCCGAGGTGTGGATCGGGGCGCTCGCGCCGGTCGCCGACCGGGAGGCGGGCGGGGTCGGGCTGTCCCGGAGCGCGGACGAGGCGTGGCTCGGCCGCTACCGGCGCAAGGGCCTCGGCGAGGTCGCGCTGAAGGTGCTCGGGAGCGGGCCCTCGGTGTGGTTCGCGACCGTGCCCGGGGCGGAGGGCGCGGGGCCCGCGGCCATCGGGCGGTGCGTCGTGGACGGGCGGTGGGCCGGGTTCTCCGCCGTCGAGGTCGATCCCGCCCAGCGGCGGCGGGGGCTCGCGACGACCGTGATGGCGGCGCTGGCGCAGCGGGCCCTGGACGAGGGCGCCTCGGCGGGCTGGCTGCAGGTGGAGACGGACAACGCGGGGGCGCGGGCGTTGTACGGGGGGATGGGGTTCTCGGCGCACCACGCGTACCACCACTACCGGGAGCCGGGGCCGGAGGACGCCGGGCCCGGTGATGCCTCGGGTGCCCGTACCGGCACGGGCTCCGGCTCCGGCTCCGGCTCCGGCTCCGGCTGCGAGCCGGACGGGGCGTCGTGA
- the fdxA gene encoding ferredoxin, with protein MTYVIAQPCVDVKDKACIEECPVDCIYEGQRSLYIHPDECVDCGACEPVCPVEAIFYEDDTPEEWKDYYKANVEFFDELGSPGGASKLGLIERDHPFVAALPPQA; from the coding sequence GTGACCTACGTCATCGCGCAGCCTTGTGTCGACGTGAAGGACAAGGCGTGCATCGAGGAGTGCCCGGTCGACTGCATCTACGAGGGCCAGCGGTCCCTCTACATCCACCCGGATGAATGCGTCGACTGCGGTGCCTGCGAGCCGGTGTGCCCGGTCGAGGCGATCTTCTACGAGGACGACACCCCGGAGGAGTGGAAGGACTACTACAAGGCGAACGTCGAGTTCTTCGACGAGCTCGGCTCGCCCGGTGGTGCCAGCAAGCTCGGCCTGATCGAGCGCGACCACCCCTTCGTCGCCGCACTCCCGCCGCAGGCCTGA
- a CDS encoding bifunctional succinyldiaminopimelate transaminase/glutamate-prephenate aminotransferase — MSAVSDRLPTFPWDKLEPYKATAAAHPGGIVDLSVGTPVDPVPELIQKALVAAADSPGYPTVWGTVELRDAITNWLERRLGARDVTHHHVLPIVGSKELVAWLPTQLGLGPGDRVAYPRLAYPTYEVGARLARAEHVAYDDPTSLDPAGLGLLWLNSPSNPTGRVLSKAELTRTVAWAREHGVLLFSDECYLELGWDADPVSVLHPDVNGGSYEGIVAVHSLSKRSNLAGYRAAFLAGDPAVLGPLLQIRKHGGMMTSAPTQAAVVAALGDDAHVHEQRARYAARRAALGEALRAHGFRIEHSEASLYLWATRGESCWTTVAHLADLGILVAPGDFYGPAGDHHVRVAFTATDERVAAAVERLARA; from the coding sequence GTGTCCGCAGTCAGCGACCGCCTCCCCACCTTTCCCTGGGACAAGCTGGAGCCGTACAAGGCGACGGCCGCCGCCCACCCCGGCGGCATCGTCGACCTGTCCGTCGGCACGCCGGTCGACCCGGTGCCCGAGCTGATCCAGAAGGCGCTGGTCGCGGCGGCGGACTCGCCGGGCTATCCGACGGTCTGGGGCACCGTCGAGCTGCGCGACGCGATCACGAACTGGCTGGAGCGCCGCCTCGGTGCCCGCGACGTCACCCACCACCACGTCCTGCCGATCGTGGGCTCCAAGGAGCTCGTCGCCTGGCTCCCCACCCAGCTGGGCCTCGGCCCCGGCGACCGGGTCGCGTACCCGCGTCTGGCCTACCCGACGTACGAGGTGGGCGCCCGCCTGGCCCGCGCCGAGCACGTGGCCTACGACGACCCGACGTCCCTGGACCCGGCCGGCCTGGGGCTCCTGTGGCTGAACTCGCCGTCCAACCCCACCGGCAGGGTCCTGTCGAAGGCCGAGCTGACCCGCACCGTCGCCTGGGCCCGCGAGCACGGCGTGCTGCTGTTCTCCGACGAGTGCTACCTGGAGCTGGGCTGGGACGCCGACCCGGTCTCGGTCCTCCACCCGGACGTCAACGGCGGCTCGTACGAGGGCATCGTCGCCGTCCACTCCCTCTCCAAGCGCTCCAACCTGGCGGGCTACCGCGCGGCCTTCCTCGCCGGCGACCCGGCCGTCCTCGGCCCGCTCCTGCAGATCCGCAAGCACGGCGGCATGATGACCTCGGCCCCGACCCAGGCCGCCGTCGTCGCCGCCCTCGGGGACGACGCCCACGTCCACGAACAGCGTGCCCGGTACGCCGCCCGCCGCGCGGCCCTCGGCGAGGCCCTGCGGGCGCACGGCTTCCGCATCGAGCACAGCGAGGCCAGCCTCTACCTCTGGGCCACCCGGGGCGAGTCCTGCTGGACCACCGTCGCCCACCTGGCCGACCTGGGCATCCTCGTGGCCCCCGGCGACTTCTACGGCCCGGCGGGCGACCACCACGTCCGCGTGGCCTTCACGGCGACGGACGAGCGGGTGGCGGCGGCCGTGGAGCGCCTGGCCCGGGCCTAG
- a CDS encoding heavy metal transporter, whose protein sequence is MSEPYPFPPGPRPRRRGRRVLQFMAALVVLAAIGAYLTVQYLTGGNGTPRCVVVSGTDDGQRYEFTPEQAANAATISAVGTSRELPERAVTIALATALQESGLRNIAHGDRDSLGLFQQRPSQGWGTEQQIQDPVYAAGEFYEHLVKVADYERLPLTVAAQKVQRSGYPEAYAKHEPDATLLAAALTGRSAASLTCEGRRETTGTGTAYAGGPKAVRGALARDFGDDAFESAAAVVSSEDGAAAESSPSPSPSVSPGSGTVTIPLTDAGDAGQVRRRGWELAHWAVANSSRLGVERVTFAGREWVAEGRAGAWRKARGTAGEAAGSAAEVRIVTGQ, encoded by the coding sequence GTGTCGGAGCCGTACCCCTTCCCCCCAGGTCCCCGTCCCCGCCGTCGCGGCCGTCGCGTGCTGCAGTTCATGGCGGCTCTCGTCGTGCTCGCCGCGATCGGGGCGTATCTCACCGTGCAGTACCTGACCGGGGGGAACGGCACCCCGCGGTGCGTGGTCGTGTCCGGGACGGACGACGGGCAGCGTTACGAGTTCACCCCCGAGCAGGCGGCGAACGCCGCGACGATCTCGGCGGTCGGCACCTCGCGGGAGCTGCCCGAGCGGGCCGTGACGATAGCGCTGGCGACCGCGCTGCAGGAGTCGGGTCTGCGCAACATCGCGCACGGCGACCGGGACTCCCTCGGCCTCTTCCAGCAGCGGCCCTCCCAGGGCTGGGGCACCGAGCAGCAGATCCAGGACCCGGTGTACGCGGCGGGCGAGTTCTACGAGCACCTCGTCAAGGTCGCCGACTACGAGCGGCTGCCGCTGACGGTCGCCGCCCAGAAGGTGCAGCGCAGCGGCTACCCGGAGGCGTACGCCAAGCACGAGCCCGACGCCACGCTGCTCGCCGCCGCGCTGACCGGGCGGTCGGCGGCCTCGCTGACCTGCGAGGGGCGCCGGGAGACGACCGGCACCGGCACGGCCTACGCGGGCGGCCCCAAGGCAGTGCGCGGCGCGCTCGCGCGGGACTTCGGGGACGACGCGTTCGAGTCGGCCGCGGCGGTGGTGAGTTCCGAGGACGGCGCCGCGGCCGAGTCGAGCCCGTCGCCGAGTCCGAGCGTCTCCCCCGGCTCCGGGACGGTCACCATCCCCCTCACCGACGCCGGTGACGCCGGACAGGTCCGGCGGCGCGGCTGGGAGCTGGCGCACTGGGCCGTGGCCAACTCCTCCCGGCTGGGCGTCGAGCGCGTCACGTTCGCGGGCCGGGAGTGGGTCGCCGAGGGCCGGGCCGGTGCGTGGCGCAAGGCCCGCGGCACGGCCGGCGAGGCGGCGGGCTCCGCCGCCGAGGTCCGAATCGTCACTGGACAGTAG
- the dapE gene encoding succinyl-diaminopimelate desuccinylase — translation MAETPIDLTLDAARLTAWLVDLPSESGTEKPLADAIETALRALPHLTVDRYGNNVVARTNLGRAERVILAGHIDTVPIADNVPSRLDEDGVLWGCGTCDMKSGVAVQLRIAATVPAPNRDLTFVFYDNEEVAADLNGLKHVSEAHPEWLEGDFAVLLEPTNGEVEGGCQGTLRVLLTTRGERAHSARGWMGSNAIHAAAPILARLASYEPRYPVIDGLEYREGLNAVGISGGVAGNVIPDACVVTVNFRYAPDRTEEEAITHVREVFADCGVEEFTVDDHSPGALPGLSHPAAAAFIEAVGGTAQPKYGWTDVSRFSALGVPAVNYGPGNPHLAHRRDERVDPALILAGEERLRSWLTA, via the coding sequence ATGGCCGAGACCCCCATTGACCTCACGCTGGACGCCGCGCGGCTCACCGCGTGGCTCGTCGACCTCCCCTCCGAGAGCGGCACCGAGAAGCCCCTCGCGGACGCGATCGAGACCGCCCTGCGTGCCCTGCCGCACCTCACGGTCGACCGGTACGGCAACAACGTCGTCGCCCGTACGAACCTGGGCCGGGCGGAGCGCGTGATCCTGGCCGGCCACATCGACACCGTCCCCATCGCGGACAACGTCCCCTCCCGCCTCGACGAGGACGGCGTCCTGTGGGGCTGCGGCACCTGCGACATGAAGTCCGGCGTCGCGGTCCAGCTGCGCATCGCGGCCACGGTCCCGGCCCCCAACCGCGACCTGACCTTCGTCTTCTACGACAACGAGGAGGTCGCCGCGGACCTGAACGGCCTGAAGCACGTCTCCGAGGCCCACCCGGAGTGGCTGGAGGGCGACTTCGCGGTCCTCCTGGAGCCCACGAACGGCGAGGTCGAGGGCGGCTGCCAGGGCACCCTGCGGGTCCTGCTGACGACCAGGGGCGAGCGTGCCCACTCCGCCCGCGGCTGGATGGGCTCCAACGCCATCCACGCGGCGGCCCCCATCCTGGCCAGGCTGGCGTCCTACGAGCCGCGGTACCCGGTCATCGACGGCCTGGAGTACCGCGAGGGCCTCAACGCGGTCGGCATCTCCGGCGGCGTCGCCGGCAACGTCATCCCCGACGCGTGCGTGGTGACGGTCAACTTCCGCTACGCGCCCGACCGCACCGAGGAGGAGGCCATCACCCACGTCCGTGAGGTCTTCGCCGACTGCGGGGTCGAGGAGTTCACCGTCGACGACCACAGCCCCGGCGCGCTGCCCGGCCTGTCCCACCCGGCGGCCGCGGCCTTCATCGAGGCGGTCGGCGGCACGGCCCAGCCCAAGTACGGCTGGACGGACGTCTCCCGCTTCAGCGCGCTCGGCGTCCCGGCCGTCAACTACGGCCCCGGCAACCCGCACTTGGCGCACCGCCGCGACGAACGCGTGGACCCGGCGCTGATCCTGGCGGGCGAGGAACGCCTGAGGTCCTGGCTGACGGCGTGA
- a CDS encoding TIGR00730 family Rossman fold protein translates to MATGNPEGKKQPPDEQRLGPVLRRRGQIQAGTTDQRLLDAGGPSDWVHTDPWRVLRIQSEFIEGFGTLAELPPAISVFGSARTPADSPEYEAGVRLGRGLVEAGFAVITGGGPGAMEAANKGALEAGGTSVGLGIELPFEQGLNPYVDIGLNFRYFFVRKMMFVKYAQGFVVLPGGLGTLDELFEALTLVQTQKVTRFPIVLFGESYWGGLIDWLRNTLIAEGKAAEKDLTLFHVTDDVDEAVALVSKEAGR, encoded by the coding sequence ATGGCGACCGGCAACCCCGAGGGCAAGAAGCAGCCACCGGACGAGCAGCGGCTGGGGCCGGTGCTGCGCAGACGAGGTCAGATCCAGGCGGGCACCACGGACCAGCGGCTGCTGGACGCGGGCGGCCCCTCGGACTGGGTCCACACGGATCCGTGGCGCGTCCTGCGCATCCAGTCCGAGTTCATCGAGGGCTTCGGCACGCTCGCCGAACTCCCGCCCGCGATCAGCGTCTTCGGCTCCGCCCGCACCCCGGCCGACTCACCGGAGTACGAGGCGGGCGTCCGGCTCGGCCGCGGCCTGGTGGAGGCCGGCTTCGCCGTCATCACCGGCGGCGGACCGGGCGCGATGGAGGCGGCCAACAAGGGCGCCCTCGAAGCGGGCGGCACCTCCGTCGGCCTCGGCATCGAGCTGCCCTTCGAACAGGGCCTCAACCCCTACGTCGACATCGGCCTGAACTTCCGCTACTTCTTCGTCCGGAAGATGATGTTCGTCAAGTACGCCCAGGGCTTCGTGGTCCTCCCCGGCGGCCTCGGCACCCTCGACGAACTCTTCGAGGCCCTCACCCTCGTCCAGACCCAGAAGGTCACCCGCTTCCCCATCGTCCTGTTCGGCGAGTCCTACTGGGGCGGCCTCATCGACTGGCTCAGGAACACCCTGATCGCCGAGGGCAAGGCGGCGGAGAAGGACCTGACCCTCTTCCACGTCACGGACGACGTGGACGAGGCGGTGGCGTTGGTGTCGAAGGAGGCGGGCAGGTAG
- the folP gene encoding dihydropteroate synthase, whose protein sequence is MLRLGKREFGPHEPVIMAIVNRTPDSFYDQGATFQDEPALARVEQAVAEGAAIIDIGGVKAGPGEDVSAAEEARRTVGFVAEVRRRFPEVVISVDTWRHDVGEAVCEAGADVLNDAWGGVDPRLAEVAGRYRVGLVCTHAGGAEPRTRPHRVEYDDVMADILGVTVGLAERAVSLGVPRESVMIDPGHDFGKNTRHSLEATRRLGEMVATGWPVLVSLSNKDFVGETLDRPVKERVVGTLATTAVSAWLGAQVYRVHEVAETRQVLDMVASIAGSRVPAVARRGLA, encoded by the coding sequence ATGCTCAGGCTGGGCAAGCGGGAATTCGGCCCGCACGAGCCGGTGATCATGGCGATCGTGAACCGGACCCCCGACTCGTTCTACGACCAGGGGGCCACCTTCCAGGACGAGCCGGCGCTCGCGCGCGTGGAGCAGGCGGTCGCCGAGGGCGCGGCCATCATCGACATCGGCGGGGTGAAGGCGGGGCCCGGGGAGGACGTCAGCGCCGCGGAGGAGGCGCGGCGGACCGTGGGGTTCGTCGCGGAGGTGCGGCGGCGGTTCCCCGAGGTCGTCATCAGCGTCGACACCTGGCGGCACGACGTCGGCGAGGCCGTGTGCGAGGCCGGGGCGGATGTCCTCAACGACGCGTGGGGCGGGGTCGATCCCCGGCTCGCGGAGGTCGCGGGGCGGTATCGGGTGGGGCTGGTGTGTACGCACGCGGGTGGGGCCGAGCCTCGTACGCGGCCGCATCGGGTCGAGTACGACGACGTGATGGCCGACATTCTCGGGGTCACCGTGGGGCTGGCGGAGCGGGCGGTGTCGCTGGGGGTGCCCCGGGAGTCCGTGATGATCGATCCGGGGCACGACTTCGGGAAGAACACGCGGCACAGTCTGGAGGCGACCAGGCGGCTCGGGGAGATGGTCGCCACGGGGTGGCCGGTGCTGGTGTCGCTGTCCAACAAGGACTTCGTGGGCGAGACGTTGGACAGGCCGGTGAAGGAGCGGGTGGTGGGGACGCTCGCGACCACGGCGGTCTCGGCCTGGCTGGGGGCTCAGGTGTACCGGGTGCACGAGGTGGCGGAGACCCGGCAGGTGCTGGACATGGTGGCTTCCATCGCGGGGAGCCGGGTGCCGGCCGTTGCCCGGCGGGGGCTTGCCTGA
- a CDS encoding DivIVA domain-containing protein, protein MFMFLFLVVALAVVVAAVTLAVVGGGDNAVLPEAEGERLQDPLPADRPVNRADVEALRFPVAVRGYRMADVDDALGRLSAEIAERDARIADLESALAGAHASSVTSLHKPEEGEHR, encoded by the coding sequence ATGTTCATGTTCTTGTTCCTGGTCGTCGCGCTCGCCGTCGTGGTCGCCGCGGTGACGCTCGCCGTCGTGGGCGGCGGCGACAACGCGGTGCTGCCGGAGGCAGAGGGCGAGCGGCTCCAGGACCCGCTTCCGGCGGACCGCCCGGTCAACCGCGCGGACGTCGAGGCGCTCCGCTTCCCGGTCGCCGTGCGCGGCTACCGCATGGCGGACGTGGACGACGCCCTCGGCCGGCTCAGCGCCGAGATCGCCGAGCGGGACGCCCGGATCGCCGACCTGGAGTCCGCCCTCGCGGGCGCCCACGCGTCGTCCGTGACCTCGCTGCACAAGCCGGAGGAGGGTGAGCACCGGTGA
- a CDS encoding DNA-3-methyladenine glycosylase I, producing the protein MTDGTALAGPDGAPRCPWALSTEDYVAYHDEEWGRPVHGDDALYERLCLEAFQSGLSWITILRRREGFRSAFADFKIASVAAFTEADQERLLGDPGIIRNRAKIEATIANARELSGWAPGELDELIWSHAPDPATRPVPRTLADVPAVTPESTALSKSLKKRGIRFVGPTTAYALMQACGLVDDHLETCVARSAP; encoded by the coding sequence GTGACCGACGGCACCGCCCTGGCCGGCCCCGACGGCGCACCGCGCTGCCCCTGGGCCCTGTCCACCGAGGACTACGTCGCGTACCACGACGAGGAGTGGGGCCGCCCGGTCCACGGCGACGACGCGCTGTACGAGCGGCTCTGCCTGGAGGCGTTCCAGTCCGGTCTCTCCTGGATCACCATCCTGCGCCGCCGCGAGGGCTTCCGCTCCGCCTTCGCCGACTTCAAGATCGCCTCGGTCGCCGCGTTCACGGAGGCCGACCAGGAGCGACTCCTCGGCGACCCCGGCATCATCCGCAACCGCGCCAAGATCGAGGCCACGATCGCCAACGCGCGCGAGCTGTCCGGCTGGGCCCCGGGCGAGCTGGACGAGCTGATCTGGTCGCACGCCCCGGACCCCGCGACCCGCCCGGTCCCGAGGACCCTCGCGGACGTCCCGGCGGTCACCCCCGAGTCCACCGCCCTGTCGAAGTCCCTCAAGAAGCGCGGCATCCGCTTCGTCGGCCCGACGACCGCGTACGCGCTGATGCAGGCCTGCGGCCTGGTCGACGACCACCTGGAGACCTGCGTCGCCAGAAGTGCCCCCTGA
- a CDS encoding enoyl-CoA hydratase/isomerase family protein, whose product MADTVLYEVHDGLATITLNRPEAMNALDIATKVALRQAVEAAAGDDAVRAVLLTAAGERAFCVGQDLKEHIGLLAEGSGQVMSTVREHYNPVVKALTEMPKPVVAGVNGVAAGAGLGFALAADYRVVADSASFNTSFAGVALTADSGVSWTLPRVIGPGRAADLLLFPRSIKAQEAYELGIANRIVPAASLPTAAEQVARMLAEGPTVAYAAIKEAMAYGFSHSLAETLEKEDELQTRAGASEDHGIAVRAFVNKETPEYRGR is encoded by the coding sequence ATGGCCGACACCGTGCTCTACGAGGTGCACGACGGACTCGCGACGATCACGCTCAACCGCCCCGAGGCGATGAACGCGCTGGACATCGCGACGAAGGTGGCCCTGCGGCAGGCCGTGGAGGCGGCCGCCGGGGACGACGCGGTGCGCGCGGTGCTGCTGACCGCCGCCGGGGAGCGGGCCTTCTGCGTGGGGCAGGACCTCAAGGAGCACATCGGGCTGCTGGCCGAGGGCTCGGGGCAGGTCATGAGCACGGTCAGGGAGCACTACAACCCCGTGGTGAAGGCTCTCACCGAGATGCCGAAGCCCGTGGTGGCCGGGGTGAACGGGGTGGCCGCCGGCGCCGGCCTGGGCTTCGCGCTCGCGGCGGACTACCGCGTGGTCGCCGACTCCGCCTCCTTCAACACCTCCTTCGCCGGGGTCGCGCTCACCGCCGACTCCGGGGTGTCCTGGACCCTGCCCCGGGTGATCGGCCCCGGCCGGGCCGCCGATCTGCTGCTCTTCCCGCGCAGCATCAAGGCCCAGGAGGCGTACGAGCTGGGGATCGCGAACCGGATTGTGCCGGCGGCCTCGCTGCCCACGGCCGCCGAGCAGGTGGCGCGGATGCTGGCCGAGGGGCCGACGGTGGCGTACGCGGCGATCAAGGAGGCGATGGCCTACGGGTTCTCCCACTCGCTGGCCGAGACCCTGGAGAAGGAGGACGAGCTGCAGACACGGGCGGGAGCCTCCGAGGACCACGGGATCGCGGTGCGGGCGTTCGTGAACAAGGAGACGCCGGAGTATCGGGGGCGCTGA
- a CDS encoding DUF3117 domain-containing protein: MAAMKPRTGDGPLEVTKEGRGIVMRVPLEGGGRLVVELTPDEADALGDALKKVVG; the protein is encoded by the coding sequence ATGGCGGCCATGAAGCCGCGGACGGGCGATGGCCCGCTCGAGGTGACCAAGGAGGGGCGGGGCATCGTCATGCGAGTTCCGCTCGAAGGCGGCGGACGGCTCGTCGTCGAGCTGACCCCGGACGAGGCAGACGCCCTCGGCGACGCCCTCAAGAAGGTCGTCGGCTGA
- a CDS encoding O-methyltransferase: MRRFPTATDTVTPRQPRGHKERAITGNRLTSWAFADAFVAEDEALRWARDRAREAGLRSVSPGTGAALRVLAATVDAKAVAEIGTGTGVSGIHLLHGMRPDGVLTTVDPEPDHQQFARQAFRAAGFASNRARFIPGHALDVLPRLADAGYDLVFCDGDRLECLDYLAESLRLLRPGGLVAFEGVFASGRTVDSNPQPTEVIRLRELLRTVRESSELVPSLLPVGDGLLCAVKR, from the coding sequence ATCAGGAGGTTCCCGACGGCAACGGATACAGTCACGCCCAGGCAACCACGGGGACATAAGGAGAGGGCCATTACCGGCAACCGGCTGACGAGCTGGGCGTTCGCCGACGCCTTTGTCGCCGAGGACGAGGCGCTGCGCTGGGCCCGCGACCGGGCCCGGGAGGCAGGGCTGCGCTCGGTGTCGCCCGGCACGGGCGCCGCGCTGCGGGTGCTCGCCGCCACCGTGGACGCGAAGGCGGTGGCGGAGATCGGGACCGGGACCGGTGTCTCCGGGATCCATCTGCTGCACGGTATGCGGCCGGACGGGGTGCTGACCACCGTGGATCCGGAACCGGACCACCAGCAGTTCGCCCGGCAGGCGTTCCGCGCGGCCGGCTTCGCCAGCAACCGCGCGCGCTTCATCCCGGGCCACGCGCTGGACGTGCTGCCGCGGCTCGCGGACGCGGGCTACGACCTGGTCTTCTGCGACGGCGACCGGCTGGAGTGCCTCGACTACCTCGCTGAATCGTTGCGGCTTCTCAGACCCGGTGGGCTCGTCGCCTTCGAGGGTGTCTTCGCCAGCGGACGCACCGTGGACTCCAACCCTCAGCCGACCGAGGTCATACGTCTGCGGGAGCTGCTGCGCACGGTCCGGGAGAGCTCCGAACTGGTGCCGTCCTTGCTCCCGGTGGGCGACGGTCTGCTCTGCGCGGTCAAGCGCTGA
- the sigE gene encoding RNA polymerase sigma factor SigE — MLRRFLGSAGKPKSVNDTADHSHAAVAQTATFTTDAHAQAWTPPTWEEIVSTHSGRVYRLAYRLTGNQHDAEDLTQEVFVRVFRSLSTYTPGTFEGWLHRITTNLFLDMVRRKQRIRFDALGDDAAERLPSREPSPQQLFNDAHFDADVQQALDTLAPEFRAAVVLCDIEGLSYEEIAATLGVKLGTVRSRIHRGRSQLRKALAHRSPEARAEQRRGFTVPRVPVLGGGGATA; from the coding sequence GTGCTACGGCGCTTCCTCGGATCGGCGGGCAAGCCGAAATCCGTGAACGACACCGCTGACCACAGCCACGCCGCCGTCGCACAGACCGCGACCTTCACCACGGACGCGCACGCGCAGGCGTGGACTCCGCCCACCTGGGAGGAGATCGTCAGCACCCACAGCGGCCGCGTCTACCGGCTCGCCTACCGTCTGACCGGCAACCAGCACGACGCCGAGGACCTCACCCAGGAAGTCTTCGTCCGCGTCTTCCGCTCCCTGTCGACGTACACGCCCGGCACCTTCGAGGGCTGGCTGCACCGCATCACCACCAACCTCTTCCTGGACATGGTCCGGCGCAAGCAGCGCATCCGCTTCGACGCCCTCGGGGACGACGCGGCCGAGCGCCTGCCCAGCCGCGAGCCCTCCCCGCAGCAGCTCTTCAACGACGCGCACTTCGACGCCGACGTCCAGCAGGCCCTCGACACTTTGGCGCCCGAGTTCCGCGCCGCCGTCGTCCTGTGCGACATCGAGGGACTGTCCTACGAGGAGATCGCCGCGACCCTGGGCGTCAAGCTCGGCACGGTCCGCTCGCGTATCCACCGCGGCCGCTCCCAGCTCCGCAAGGCCCTGGCGCACCGCTCACCGGAGGCCCGGGCCGAGCAGCGCCGCGGGTTCACGGTGCCGCGGGTGCCCGTGCTGGGAGGAGGGGGCGCGACCGCGTGA